The following are encoded in a window of Hemiscyllium ocellatum isolate sHemOce1 chromosome 46, sHemOce1.pat.X.cur, whole genome shotgun sequence genomic DNA:
- the LOC132836241 gene encoding zinc finger protein ZFP2-like, whose amino-acid sequence MSKHHRSHTGERQWKCGDCGKGFLYPSQLEMHQRVHTGEKPFTCSVCGKGFTQSSNLQIHQRLHTAEKPFTCSVCGKGFMLTSHLLKHQRVHTAEKPFTCAVCGKGFMLTSHLLKHQRVHTGEKPFTCPVCGKRFSQSSNLQIHQRLHTAERPFTCSVCGKGFMLTSYLFKHQRVHTAERLFTCSVCGKGFSQSSYLLKHQRVHTGEKPFTCSVCGKGFGQSFYLLEHQQVHTGKRTFHCSVCGKGFTRSSKLLVHQRVHTGEKPFTCSECGKGFTESSNLLRHQRVHSGEKPFTCSECGKAFTQRMQLLIHQRVHTGERPFTCSVCGKGFTQSCNLLRHQQVHQKP is encoded by the coding sequence ATGTCCAAACACCaccgcagtcacactggggagagacagTGGAAATGTGGGGATTGTGGGAAGGGATTTCTTTACCCGTCCCAGCTGGAAatgcaccagcgagttcacactggggagaagccattcacctgctctgtgtgtgggaaaggGTTCACTCAGTCATCCAACCTGCAGATACACCAGCGACTTCACACTGCggagaagccattcacctgctcagtgtgtgggaaaggatttaTGCTGACTTCTcacctgctcaaacatcagcgagttcacactgCAGAGAAGCCATTCACCTGTGCTgtatgtgggaaaggattcatgCTGACTTCTcacctgctcaaacatcagcgagttcacactggggagaagccattcacatGCCCTGTGTGTGGGAAAAGATTCAGTCAGTCATCAAACCTGCAGATACACCAACGACTTCACACTGCAGAGAGAcctttcacctgctctgtgtgtgggaaaggattcatgCTGACTTCttacctgttcaaacatcagcgAGTTCATACTGCAGAGAgactgttcacctgctctgtgtgcgGGAAAGGATTTAGTCAGTCGTCCTACCTGCTAAAACATCaacgagttcacactggggagaaaccattcacctgttctgtttgtgggaaaggATTTGGTCAATCATTCTACCTACTAGAACACCAGCAAGTTCACACGGGGAAGAGAACATTCCACTGTTCTGTGTGTGGAAAAGGATTCACTCGCTCATCTAAACTACTGGTACACCaacgagttcacactggggagaagccattcacctgTTCCGAGTGTGGGAAAGGATTTACTGAGTCATcaaacctgctgaggcaccagcgagttcacagtggggagaagccattcacctgttcagagtgtgggaaagcattcactCAGAGAATGCAACTGCTgatacaccagcgagttcacactggggagagaccattcacttgctctgtgtgtgggaagggattcactcagtcatgcaacctgctgagacaccagcagGTTCACCAAAAACCATAA